Proteins encoded in a region of the Chryseobacterium piperi genome:
- a CDS encoding SusC/RagA family TonB-linked outer membrane protein has protein sequence MKSTSDYLYYKKGVFFFLMLSIGGSMMGQKLPEKKKDTLKSKDIDEVVMVGYGKQKKINVTGAVSTIGPEVLEDRPVTNVARAIQGASPGLSVTRSSGRPGSESINVEVRGATTVNGATPPLYVIDGVVASQEAFTALNPNDIAGISVLRDGGAAAIYGSRAAGGVLIVTTKTGRKGKMKISYSSSMAIQRPMNLPKRVSLLQEAEYANLARANSGLQPEYSEIDLDYIRRGIEYVTDPSNPNRYITYNQKSIPDMVLRKTYNMYQNNIDFSGGSEKITYMASIGNLQQDGIFKVGEDDFTRWNYRLNLNAQVNDYISIDLRSSYASEYHRRAVDGGYGLEAGGNGIFRQLYTARQRFPVYTEDGRYYIAGTSSIFGYALLKDGGFNRRTVNTLSNIGTITLKNLAKGLEFKAIYGRENLDFNETNFRRTVNFYDKGPAVIGRQNSPNSYQVERRLQLTENFQFLADYTLKLNKHNFHVLGGFQYENTRRDWLTARTSNLYVNENPSLNFTGDQRNKTNSQYIDELALQAFFGRFNYNFNEKYIFEATVRSDESSRLAPGKRIKVFPSFSFAWNMQKEGWFEGSLGFITELKPRVTWAKVGSQAGIGYYDFMRNLSSGNNIIVGIDRTTFVYQSGIPSPNLAWETIETRNIGVDFSLFNNKLSGTFDYYNKFNRNMLVGINLPATVGISTPIVNAGELKVWGWEASLQYKGKIGQDFKYSVTANVSDSDNRVIRYDGGRDVVKQGLNQVVRDRGIFDLIEGYSLNTIWGYKTNGYIQNAEQLANAPRIPGTMPGIGDILYIDQNGDGKIDVGGGRLGDRGDLVNLGNTNPRYLFGLNMFMSWKNIDFSFFVQGVGKRNIMPSSELIFPQQQPWYQPLSIHMDYWRPDNPNAAFPRPMVNGRQNNVPSDKWVVNAAYARLKNVQVGYSLPQSALKGMPISRLRIYVTGEDLLTVSKLGVFKGVIDPEQPYNGINYPFSSSVALGVNVDF, from the coding sequence ATGAAATCGACATCGGATTATTTATATTATAAGAAGGGCGTATTTTTCTTTCTTATGCTAAGTATCGGAGGTTCCATGATGGGACAGAAACTGCCAGAAAAGAAAAAAGATACATTAAAATCCAAGGACATAGACGAGGTTGTTATGGTAGGGTACGGAAAGCAAAAGAAAATCAATGTTACAGGAGCCGTTTCCACAATCGGTCCGGAAGTTTTGGAAGATAGACCCGTTACTAATGTAGCACGTGCTATTCAGGGAGCTTCCCCAGGTTTATCGGTTACAAGAAGTTCTGGTAGACCTGGAAGTGAAAGTATCAATGTGGAAGTGAGAGGAGCAACTACAGTAAACGGAGCAACGCCGCCTCTATATGTCATTGATGGTGTCGTAGCTTCTCAAGAAGCCTTTACAGCCTTAAACCCCAATGATATAGCAGGTATAAGTGTATTAAGAGATGGTGGAGCTGCTGCTATTTATGGATCAAGAGCTGCAGGAGGAGTGCTTATTGTAACGACTAAAACGGGTAGAAAAGGAAAAATGAAAATTTCTTATAGCTCCTCGATGGCTATACAACGTCCTATGAACCTACCTAAAAGAGTCTCACTGCTACAAGAAGCAGAATATGCGAATTTGGCAAGGGCTAATTCCGGATTACAACCCGAATATTCTGAGATAGATTTGGATTATATACGAAGAGGTATCGAATATGTGACGGATCCAAGCAACCCAAACAGGTACATCACTTATAACCAGAAAAGTATTCCGGATATGGTACTTAGAAAGACCTATAATATGTACCAGAATAATATTGATTTTAGTGGAGGTTCTGAGAAGATTACGTATATGGCTTCAATAGGCAATTTGCAGCAGGATGGTATTTTCAAGGTAGGAGAAGATGATTTTACCCGATGGAATTATAGATTAAATCTAAATGCACAGGTTAATGATTATATTTCGATAGATTTAAGGTCCTCCTATGCGAGCGAATATCATAGAAGAGCTGTTGACGGAGGTTATGGTCTGGAAGCTGGCGGGAATGGTATATTTCGACAACTCTATACAGCCAGACAAAGATTTCCGGTTTATACAGAGGATGGCAGATATTATATTGCCGGAACCTCCTCTATTTTTGGTTACGCTCTGCTAAAAGACGGAGGGTTCAACAGACGTACGGTGAATACATTATCCAATATAGGAACCATTACATTAAAAAATCTGGCAAAAGGATTGGAGTTTAAGGCAATCTATGGGCGTGAAAATCTTGATTTCAACGAAACTAATTTTAGAAGAACGGTCAATTTTTACGATAAAGGGCCAGCTGTTATAGGAAGACAGAATAGTCCAAATTCTTATCAAGTAGAAAGACGTCTCCAGTTAACTGAGAATTTTCAATTCCTTGCAGATTATACGCTGAAACTCAATAAGCATAATTTCCACGTGTTGGGAGGTTTTCAATATGAGAATACCAGACGCGATTGGTTAACTGCCAGAACCTCTAATCTATATGTAAACGAGAATCCTTCGCTAAATTTTACCGGAGATCAAAGAAATAAAACGAATAGCCAATATATAGATGAATTAGCTCTACAGGCATTTTTTGGAAGATTTAACTATAATTTTAATGAAAAATATATTTTTGAAGCAACCGTAAGAAGTGATGAAAGCTCCAGGCTGGCACCGGGAAAAAGAATAAAAGTATTTCCATCGTTCTCTTTTGCCTGGAATATGCAAAAAGAAGGTTGGTTTGAGGGTAGCTTAGGGTTTATTACCGAATTGAAGCCGAGAGTGACATGGGCTAAAGTAGGAAGTCAGGCAGGAATTGGTTATTATGACTTTATGAGAAATTTGAGCTCAGGAAATAACATTATTGTGGGGATAGACAGGACAACATTTGTGTATCAATCCGGAATTCCTTCACCAAATCTGGCTTGGGAAACTATAGAGACCAGAAATATAGGGGTAGATTTTAGTTTATTCAATAATAAATTGAGCGGGACCTTTGATTATTATAATAAGTTTAATAGAAATATGTTGGTGGGTATCAATTTGCCTGCTACTGTTGGTATTTCTACGCCCATTGTAAATGCTGGAGAGTTAAAAGTATGGGGATGGGAAGCATCTTTACAATATAAAGGAAAAATTGGACAAGACTTCAAATACAGTGTAACAGCTAATGTGTCTGATAGTGATAATAGAGTCATCCGTTATGATGGCGGAAGAGATGTTGTCAAACAAGGACTGAATCAAGTTGTTAGAGATAGAGGGATTTTTGATCTTATTGAAGGATATTCTCTGAATACTATTTGGGGGTATAAAACAAATGGTTATATACAGAATGCAGAGCAGCTTGCCAATGCACCGAGGATACCTGGAACTATGCCAGGGATTGGGGATATTCTTTATATAGACCAGAATGGGGATGGAAAGATTGATGTTGGAGGGGGAAGATTGGGGGATCGAGGTGATCTGGTAAACTTAGGGAATACCAACCCAAGGTATTTATTTGGGCTTAATATGTTTATGAGTTGGAAAAATATTGACTTTAGCTTTTTTGTACAGGGTGTAGGTAAACGTAATATTATGCCTAGTTCCGAGCTTATTTTTCCTCAGCAACAACCTTGGTATCAACCATTATCTATCCATATGGACTACTGGAGACCGGATAACCCTAATGCAGCATTTCCAAGACCTATGGTCAATGGAAGACAGAATAACGTTCCATCAGATAAATGGGTAGTGAATGCTGCGTATGCAAGACTAAAGAATGTTCAGGTGGGATATTCCTTACCGCAAAGTGCTCTCAAGGGAATGCCTATTAGCAGACTGAGAATTTATGTCACAGGAGAGGATTTATTAACCGTTTCAAAATTAGGAGTATTCAAAGGTGTTATAGATCCGGAACAACCTTATAATGGTATTAACTACCCTTTCTCGTCATCAGTAGCACTTGGGGTAAATGTTGATTTTTAA
- a CDS encoding glycoside hydrolase family 95 protein produces the protein MKLIRCLILGVLSICGNAYAQSNDPLRLWYDRPATVWEEALPLGNGKTGAMVYGRVGRERIALNDNTLWSGFPSDGNNPDGPKILPQVRTAIDEEQYDRAAMLWKKMQGPYSARYLSLGELFLKFNHLDTIPEHYQRELNLQNAISTVRYSLNGISYKREILTSFPGKALIMRITADKPGSISFTAGLLSKLRFQTKVSGTNELTLKGKAPKFVANRSYEPEQIIYDEKEGMTFQICLKIKNEGGSLTESENQLTVKNANAVTIYLTEATSFNGFDKSPGLEGKDPAIESQDYMNQVFSQSFEKLKTQHINDYQELFNRVKFNLSSNPAAEKQTTDKRLKQYAKDKNDQGLQVLYYQFGRYLMIASSRPGSRPSNLQGIWNDHIQPPWGSNYTININTEMNYWPAENTNLSECHLPLLDFIKELSVNGARTAKVNYNIDKGWVAHHNSDLWAKTSPAGNYDTDKTYYPAAFSWQMGGAWLSLHLFEHYQFNRDQQFLKDTAYPLMKGAAIFMLQWLVKDRKSGYLVTNPSTSPENLIKIDGKEYALSMASTMDMSILRELFTALIQSAEILKTDLAFRGELITAREKLYPFQIGQYGQLQEWYRDWDDPKDKHRHISHLFSLFPGNQISVFKTPELASAAKQSLIYRGDVSTGWSMAWKINWWARLQDGNHAYKILEDAFTYVDPTLSKTQGRGGTYPNLFDAHPPFQIDGNFGATAGITEMLLQSHDDMISLLPALPQAWKEGHINGIKARGNFILDIAWKEGKLSSAFIKSEAGETCRLRTLQRVKVVEVKTGEGTYEKGKVLLQKDWTPPYQNHPKSALQKLDIEPGYILDFKTEKGKTYQIIVL, from the coding sequence ATGAAATTGATCCGATGTTTAATTTTAGGAGTTCTCTCCATTTGTGGTAATGCATATGCTCAAAGTAATGACCCTCTGAGATTATGGTATGATCGACCTGCTACAGTATGGGAGGAGGCTCTCCCTTTAGGAAATGGTAAAACCGGGGCAATGGTATATGGTCGTGTAGGCAGAGAACGTATTGCTTTAAACGATAATACCCTATGGTCGGGTTTTCCTTCTGATGGAAATAACCCGGATGGTCCCAAAATACTTCCTCAGGTAAGAACAGCAATTGATGAAGAACAATATGATCGGGCAGCTATGCTATGGAAGAAGATGCAAGGCCCCTATTCGGCCAGATATCTTTCTCTTGGAGAGCTGTTTCTTAAATTTAACCATTTAGATACCATTCCTGAGCATTATCAAAGGGAGCTAAATCTTCAAAATGCTATTTCTACTGTAAGATATAGTTTAAACGGGATCAGCTATAAAAGAGAAATATTGACCAGCTTCCCCGGGAAAGCATTAATAATGAGAATTACAGCAGACAAGCCGGGCTCGATTAGCTTTACTGCAGGTCTGTTGAGTAAACTTCGTTTTCAAACGAAAGTCTCCGGTACAAACGAACTGACCCTGAAAGGAAAAGCTCCAAAGTTTGTAGCCAACAGGAGTTATGAACCTGAGCAAATCATATATGATGAAAAAGAAGGAATGACGTTTCAAATTTGCCTTAAAATTAAAAATGAAGGCGGCTCCCTTACTGAAAGCGAAAATCAGCTTACGGTTAAAAATGCCAATGCTGTTACCATCTATTTAACCGAAGCGACAAGTTTCAATGGATTTGATAAATCTCCGGGATTAGAGGGAAAGGATCCGGCTATAGAGTCTCAAGACTATATGAATCAGGTCTTTTCTCAAAGTTTTGAAAAACTAAAAACACAACACATCAATGATTATCAGGAGCTATTTAATCGGGTGAAGTTTAATCTTTCGTCGAATCCTGCTGCAGAAAAACAAACAACAGACAAGCGTTTGAAACAATATGCAAAAGATAAAAATGATCAGGGATTACAGGTGCTATACTATCAGTTTGGCAGATATCTGATGATTGCTTCCTCTCGTCCAGGGTCAAGACCATCTAACCTTCAAGGGATCTGGAATGACCATATACAACCACCATGGGGAAGTAATTACACCATTAATATTAACACAGAAATGAACTATTGGCCAGCTGAGAACACCAACCTCTCTGAATGTCATCTTCCTTTATTAGATTTTATAAAAGAGCTATCAGTGAATGGCGCCAGGACAGCAAAAGTGAATTATAATATAGATAAAGGCTGGGTAGCCCATCACAACTCCGATCTTTGGGCCAAGACTTCCCCTGCAGGAAATTATGATACTGATAAGACATACTACCCTGCTGCCTTTTCTTGGCAAATGGGTGGTGCATGGCTAAGTCTGCATTTATTTGAACATTATCAGTTTAATCGCGATCAACAATTTTTAAAAGATACGGCCTACCCTTTAATGAAAGGTGCTGCTATCTTTATGCTACAGTGGCTGGTGAAAGATAGAAAAAGTGGATATCTGGTAACCAACCCTTCGACTTCTCCTGAAAATCTGATTAAGATCGACGGAAAAGAATACGCTTTATCTATGGCTTCAACCATGGACATGTCTATTCTAAGGGAACTCTTTACTGCTTTAATTCAAAGTGCAGAAATTCTTAAAACAGACCTGGCATTTAGAGGAGAGTTAATCACAGCACGGGAGAAACTATATCCTTTTCAGATAGGTCAGTACGGACAACTTCAGGAATGGTACCGGGATTGGGATGATCCAAAGGATAAGCACCGTCATATTTCTCACTTGTTCAGCTTATTCCCGGGAAATCAAATCTCTGTTTTTAAAACTCCCGAACTGGCGAGTGCTGCAAAACAAAGCCTCATTTACAGAGGAGATGTGAGTACAGGATGGTCTATGGCATGGAAAATCAATTGGTGGGCAAGATTACAAGATGGCAACCATGCTTATAAAATACTGGAAGATGCCTTCACCTATGTTGATCCTACATTATCTAAAACACAAGGACGTGGTGGAACTTATCCCAATCTCTTTGATGCTCATCCCCCATTTCAGATTGATGGTAATTTCGGCGCAACTGCAGGAATTACAGAAATGTTATTACAAAGTCATGATGACATGATCAGTTTATTACCGGCATTGCCGCAAGCCTGGAAAGAAGGTCATATTAATGGTATCAAAGCCAGAGGAAATTTTATATTAGATATTGCCTGGAAAGAAGGAAAGCTAAGCTCTGCCTTCATAAAATCAGAAGCAGGAGAAACTTGCAGGCTCAGAACTTTGCAGCGGGTTAAAGTGGTCGAGGTAAAAACAGGTGAAGGCACCTATGAAAAGGGAAAGGTATTATTACAGAAAGACTGGACTCCACCTTATCAGAACCATCCAAAATCTGCATTACAGAAACTTGATATAGAGCCCGGGTATATATTGGATTTCAAAACAGAGAAAGGAAAAACCTATCAGATTATAGTTTTGTAA
- a CDS encoding glycoside hydrolase family 2 TIM barrel-domain containing protein has protein sequence MRKLILAFFIAFLFHDLEGQQMLRLTQNWEYLKGDLGGIYEAVRPVKAGTPETVPIWKNVTLPHSFNATDAVDPDVNYYQGPGWYRTQLTIDNPYKNGRTLLHFEGAGQKTQVYIYDMKVAEHVGGYDEWIADITEAVEAFRKSPVFQKQFKGRIPVEIRCDNSRDLEMIPSNLSDFNIYGGLYRYLNLVYVPQVSAERVSALASVDAKGAQGKLKIGTKLLNPDGIDTILVKIEIKDAQGKLINSWNKEVKAFYGNKDLWETTIKNPKLWSPENPNLYTIETKITAKGETAIHQEKIGFRNFEFVKKGPFLLNGKRLLLRGTHRHEDHAGVAAAMTEDQIREEMILMKNMGVNFIRLGHYQQSRIILELCDSLGILVWEEIPWCRGGLGGESYKNQARTMLTNMIEQHDNHPSIIIWGMGNENDWPGDFNEFNQHKIREFMKELNDLSHHLDPSRKTAIRRCDFCKDIVDIYSPSIWAGWYRGVYTEYKEASRQEFEKVDRFLHAEWGGDNHAGRHSENPDNALSKIKMGKGTDERAGDASLFGGSARVSKDGDWSESYMVNLIDWHLKEQETMPWLTGAAYWPFKDFSTPVRPDNPIPYVNQKGVIERDFTKKEAYYVFQSYWTKEPMVHIYGHSWPVRWGDVDEQKMIKVYANLDEVELFLNGKSLGKKKRNSQDFPAAGLRWIAPFVQGNNTIKAIGKKDGKLLSDEIIQEYQTAKWDQPAKMILEKVSEKDDITLIRVRILDKNNILCLDAKNIVTFGLTGDGELIDDLGTARGSRKVQAGNGRAEISIKLNKGKSVASVKADGLASAFIEL, from the coding sequence ATGAGAAAACTAATTTTAGCCTTTTTTATCGCATTCCTCTTTCATGATTTAGAAGGACAACAAATGTTGCGTTTAACTCAAAATTGGGAATACCTTAAAGGTGATTTGGGAGGAATTTATGAAGCTGTCAGACCTGTAAAGGCAGGAACTCCGGAAACCGTCCCTATATGGAAAAACGTAACTCTACCCCATTCTTTCAATGCAACAGATGCTGTAGATCCTGATGTCAATTATTATCAAGGACCAGGATGGTACCGGACGCAGCTTACGATCGATAATCCATATAAAAACGGGCGAACTCTCCTTCACTTTGAAGGAGCCGGTCAAAAAACCCAGGTCTATATATATGATATGAAAGTAGCAGAGCATGTAGGAGGTTACGATGAATGGATCGCGGATATTACTGAAGCTGTAGAAGCTTTTCGTAAAAGCCCCGTATTCCAAAAGCAATTTAAAGGTAGAATTCCTGTAGAAATCCGTTGTGATAACTCCAGGGATTTGGAAATGATCCCTTCCAATCTTTCTGACTTTAATATCTATGGTGGTTTATACCGTTACCTGAACCTGGTGTATGTTCCTCAGGTTTCAGCAGAAAGAGTTTCCGCTCTAGCAAGTGTTGATGCCAAGGGAGCACAAGGAAAATTAAAGATTGGTACCAAACTATTGAACCCTGATGGAATAGATACTATTTTAGTTAAAATTGAAATTAAAGATGCACAAGGAAAGCTTATTAACAGCTGGAATAAAGAGGTAAAAGCATTTTATGGGAACAAAGACCTCTGGGAAACGACGATAAAGAATCCTAAATTGTGGTCCCCGGAAAATCCTAATCTCTATACCATAGAAACCAAGATTACAGCTAAAGGTGAAACGGCAATTCATCAAGAAAAAATAGGATTCAGAAACTTTGAATTCGTTAAAAAAGGGCCTTTTCTACTGAACGGCAAAAGACTACTACTAAGGGGTACCCACCGCCATGAAGACCATGCGGGGGTAGCAGCAGCAATGACAGAGGATCAGATTCGGGAGGAAATGATACTGATGAAAAATATGGGGGTTAACTTTATCCGCCTTGGTCATTATCAGCAATCCAGAATCATATTGGAACTTTGCGACAGCTTAGGAATTCTCGTTTGGGAAGAAATTCCATGGTGCAGAGGTGGCTTAGGTGGAGAATCCTATAAAAACCAGGCGAGAACTATGCTGACCAACATGATAGAACAACACGATAACCATCCCTCCATTATTATCTGGGGAATGGGAAATGAAAACGACTGGCCGGGAGATTTCAATGAATTTAATCAGCATAAGATCAGAGAATTCATGAAAGAATTGAATGACCTTTCTCATCACCTGGATCCATCCAGAAAAACAGCGATCAGAAGGTGTGACTTCTGTAAAGATATTGTAGATATTTATTCTCCATCCATTTGGGCGGGATGGTATCGTGGGGTTTATACAGAATACAAAGAGGCTTCGAGGCAGGAGTTTGAAAAAGTAGATCGTTTCCTTCATGCAGAATGGGGCGGCGATAACCATGCAGGAAGACATTCTGAAAATCCAGACAATGCTTTAAGTAAGATAAAAATGGGTAAAGGAACAGATGAAAGAGCGGGTGACGCTTCTTTATTCGGTGGTAGTGCCAGAGTTTCCAAAGATGGAGATTGGAGTGAAAGTTATATGGTTAACCTGATCGATTGGCATTTAAAGGAGCAGGAAACGATGCCATGGTTAACCGGTGCTGCGTATTGGCCTTTTAAAGATTTCTCTACGCCGGTACGTCCGGACAATCCTATTCCTTATGTGAATCAGAAGGGTGTGATTGAAAGAGATTTCACTAAGAAGGAAGCGTATTATGTATTTCAGTCTTACTGGACCAAAGAACCGATGGTCCATATCTATGGACATTCATGGCCGGTAAGATGGGGTGACGTAGATGAACAGAAAATGATAAAAGTATACGCTAACCTTGATGAAGTTGAGCTCTTTCTGAATGGCAAAAGTCTGGGCAAAAAGAAACGTAATTCTCAAGATTTTCCTGCAGCAGGTTTAAGATGGATAGCCCCCTTCGTACAAGGTAACAATACCATCAAAGCAATAGGAAAGAAAGATGGTAAGTTATTGAGTGATGAGATTATCCAAGAATATCAGACTGCAAAGTGGGATCAGCCGGCTAAGATGATTTTAGAAAAAGTATCTGAAAAAGATGATATCACTCTGATCCGGGTAAGAATTCTAGATAAAAACAATATTTTGTGTCTGGATGCTAAAAATATAGTGACTTTCGGTTTGACTGGAGATGGTGAGCTTATCGATGATTTGGGAACTGCCCGTGGTTCGCGTAAAGTACAGGCAGGAAATGGAAGAGCAGAAATCAGCATTAAACTGAATAAAGGAAAAAGCGTAGCGAGTGTAAAAGCTGATGGCCTTGCTTCCGCATTTATTGAACTTTAA
- a CDS encoding M60 family metallopeptidase, with protein MKKNVFFTISLLFLLAGDHVLFAANNSTNSIDNPSITNPAVYSNIIELQQVPSTETEIKRLRQVQKKFDHIVTGFYLPAGKTLKLNVEILTPALDNRMPTVVIGTRVKNGSNVKEIALQSGENIISSNQHSGGIIYLRYIANNDNATGKARITFAQTGSEHVRHPYYILGSTTTDEFKQQVANYAYTEVIFANKNAIVVVNKASAEKYSFTNYNNRPHNIDEWLKGIEKIFDAQRDISGVSANDPNPLHKPMNINHRNLMVEATTGYMFATDYGSGYNGNNDGAMQRLLTQYHIENNPWGISHELGHQNQQSAYKPGEYTETTVNFYSMAVMRSLFGANWQKWDQSVWDRVHNNWFPQPDANRNYWGSEIGNVYQNVNESRLIFLAQLQYIFGDELTKLLHRITREEEKDGSSNDERKFYFLYKVMEISGYDLRDLYYKWGLFLTPYYQEKVDQLVAQKQLPKPPYNDNLYLVTPYSSPDPGMSYPLPLIGIKNSSPALPDTQPADQLASKLKYCNYESKNGEITDLRDGKKYAYKRYGNTDWFMENLNWNGYDGSNSATNNTVGIATPEDPQGAVYGRYYPTNARVASANWCPSGWSVANTQDWRDLFTSIKQEYYTTDDQLAPIMKCGEDRDNIADGLWAKGPMANHKVNANTVGFNALPAGVYNNDQQSYDGGDQVGMKASFIDQSSTWNHNFTTAETNTWGNTNRNSRHHASIRCVRPTLHAIEATFNEVPSSIPGKIEAENFNKGGQNMAYYDSTPGNQYNKYRTDEDVDIDDSTDADNGFSVKSITNGEYLRYFVHIKTAGYYDIGYRVVAPAGGTIDFSIPTQNISYKKTLAPIHPAKKGQPAKYADQISNKVWLDEGLQNIKLAFSGLENKEMTLNYFEIQPEGTLKATEDGNESSHHHKIEVYPNPAKEVVNIKLPAVQKGTIKIYNVWGKLVRSSEIDQRSRTTAIDINSLLKGPYFIYIQSEANIIISKFIKH; from the coding sequence ATGAAAAAAAATGTATTTTTTACAATTTCGTTGTTGTTTTTACTAGCTGGAGATCATGTTTTATTTGCCGCAAATAATTCGACAAATAGTATCGATAACCCAAGCATAACAAATCCGGCTGTTTATAGTAATATAATTGAACTGCAACAGGTTCCGAGTACAGAGACGGAAATAAAAAGGCTGAGACAGGTACAGAAAAAATTTGATCATATTGTTACAGGTTTTTATCTTCCGGCAGGAAAAACACTAAAGCTCAATGTTGAAATTCTGACTCCGGCTTTGGATAACCGTATGCCGACTGTGGTTATCGGAACGAGAGTCAAAAATGGCTCGAATGTAAAAGAAATAGCTTTACAATCAGGAGAAAATATCATTTCTTCTAACCAACATTCCGGTGGAATTATTTACCTCAGGTATATTGCCAATAATGACAATGCTACAGGAAAAGCCAGAATTACTTTTGCACAAACCGGAAGCGAACATGTAAGACATCCGTATTATATTTTAGGAAGTACTACCACCGATGAGTTTAAGCAACAAGTAGCCAACTATGCTTATACAGAGGTGATATTTGCCAATAAAAATGCAATTGTGGTTGTGAATAAAGCCAGTGCAGAAAAATACTCTTTTACCAATTATAACAATAGACCTCACAATATAGATGAATGGCTGAAAGGGATAGAGAAAATATTCGATGCACAGAGAGATATAAGCGGAGTCAGTGCAAACGATCCTAATCCGCTCCATAAGCCTATGAATATCAATCATAGAAACTTGATGGTGGAAGCTACCACTGGCTATATGTTTGCCACAGATTACGGATCCGGCTACAATGGTAATAATGATGGGGCTATGCAAAGATTGTTGACTCAATATCATATAGAAAATAATCCTTGGGGAATTTCTCACGAGTTAGGGCACCAGAATCAACAGAGTGCTTACAAACCCGGAGAGTATACAGAAACTACCGTCAATTTTTATTCTATGGCGGTGATGAGAAGTCTCTTTGGTGCCAATTGGCAAAAATGGGATCAGTCTGTATGGGATAGAGTCCACAACAATTGGTTTCCTCAGCCAGATGCGAACCGTAATTATTGGGGAAGCGAAATCGGAAATGTTTATCAGAATGTTAATGAAAGCCGTTTAATATTTTTAGCACAACTGCAATATATTTTTGGAGATGAGCTCACTAAACTATTACACAGAATAACGAGAGAAGAAGAAAAAGATGGCAGTAGTAATGATGAAAGGAAGTTCTACTTTTTATACAAAGTCATGGAGATTTCCGGATATGATCTTCGGGATCTGTATTACAAATGGGGACTTTTTCTCACGCCTTATTATCAGGAGAAAGTAGACCAGCTTGTTGCTCAAAAGCAGCTTCCTAAACCTCCTTATAATGACAACCTTTATCTGGTAACCCCCTACTCTTCACCAGATCCTGGAATGAGCTATCCCCTACCTTTAATAGGAATTAAAAATTCTTCTCCTGCTCTACCCGACACTCAACCGGCAGATCAGCTCGCATCGAAACTGAAATACTGTAACTACGAAAGCAAAAACGGAGAGATTACAGACCTAAGGGATGGTAAAAAATATGCCTATAAACGTTATGGAAATACGGATTGGTTTATGGAAAATCTAAACTGGAACGGATATGATGGAAGCAATTCAGCAACCAATAATACCGTAGGTATCGCGACTCCTGAAGATCCACAAGGAGCAGTATATGGAAGGTATTATCCTACCAATGCCCGCGTTGCTTCTGCTAATTGGTGTCCTAGTGGATGGAGTGTTGCCAATACCCAAGACTGGAGGGACTTATTCACGAGCATTAAGCAAGAATATTATACTACTGATGACCAACTTGCTCCTATTATGAAATGTGGAGAAGACCGGGATAATATAGCTGACGGGCTTTGGGCAAAAGGCCCCATGGCGAATCATAAGGTCAATGCCAATACCGTAGGGTTCAATGCTCTTCCTGCAGGGGTGTATAATAATGATCAACAATCCTATGATGGTGGTGATCAAGTGGGTATGAAAGCTAGTTTTATAGACCAATCATCAACTTGGAATCATAACTTCACTACAGCGGAAACCAATACATGGGGCAATACAAACAGAAATTCAAGACACCATGCTTCTATTCGTTGTGTGAGACCTACTCTGCATGCTATAGAAGCAACTTTTAATGAGGTTCCTTCTTCTATCCCCGGAAAAATCGAAGCAGAAAACTTTAACAAAGGAGGTCAGAATATGGCTTATTACGATTCAACTCCGGGCAATCAATATAATAAATACAGAACGGATGAGGATGTAGATATTGATGACAGTACCGATGCTGATAATGGTTTTTCTGTAAAATCAATTACTAATGGAGAATATTTAAGATATTTTGTCCATATCAAAACTGCAGGGTATTATGACATCGGATATCGTGTTGTAGCTCCAGCCGGAGGTACCATCGACTTTAGTATTCCAACGCAAAATATTTCGTACAAAAAAACATTAGCTCCGATACATCCTGCCAAAAAGGGTCAACCAGCAAAATATGCAGATCAAATAAGCAATAAAGTATGGCTTGACGAAGGCTTACAAAATATTAAACTGGCTTTCTCTGGTCTGGAAAATAAAGAAATGACACTCAACTATTTTGAAATTCAACCTGAAGGGACTCTGAAAGCAACAGAAGACGGAAATGAATCTTCTCACCATCATAAAATAGAAGTATACCCTAACCCTGCCAAAGAAGTGGTCAATATAAAGCTTCCTGCTGTACAAAAGGGCACTATAAAAATATATAATGTATGGGGTAAACTTGTAAGATCTTCAGAAATCGATCAGAGAAGTCGTACGACGGCGATTGATATCAATAGCTTACTTAAAGGCCCATATTTTATTTACATACAATCAGAAGCTAATATCATCATTTCAAAGTTTATTAAGCATTAA